The genomic segment tcactgcatgtatgtggggtgtgtctactcaacacaaaatagttctcgtattttgacttatgtgctcgtacgaagtaaggacaattcaggtgcttgatacacctaacctcatactctgtagggttagaccggacgcacttgtggtcccttcttgtgattacaacatagttgctgataaagtggatgacctcctccctgttCAGAAACCGTTGTCCCACctgaatgtcgctattctggtatccccagttagatagggtgttatactcaacgatggtacaatctagtagtccagcaccatgaaagtattGGATCGCCGTCaccgggtcatcgttgtcagcaccttcttcatccccgctatcACCGGCttcatcctgcatctacctcaccagGGTCCACTTCAGGTCCCTTTGTACCAGAACTTCCCTCCCCGACCTCcctcctcatcatgcatcacatgatggtctgatccttccacgctagtcaccgcttcaccttgcaccagtcatgatactatgtttacatacacctccatttcaaagttctcctccaatgtcttgcgtgagtacaaagcccatgcgttgttccttctcaaatcgaacaacaTATGGACAATGACCGAGCTGTTTGGCACAAGCCGTGGCCACACACCGTCTAGGACAACATTATaagactgctggttcacacacaaaaggctcataacatgtgattttaagccATCTAGATTaataggtagctcaaccgtactctctacgtgctggcagttctgaattgatacGAGCCTCCCATGTAAAAcagcgggacgttctccataataaatatggatagtcataacgtctctgctaaacaaacgtaaatgagcaaataactacttagatgtatgtatgATAAACAGCTAATTACGCCCCATACATTATCATAACTCCGGTTATCACACCTATCGCGGAATCAAAATTGCGGTTACACTGTGGTAGattctgttacgagatcataattattattatgagatcataaattatgcaaatactatatgtactctaatttatcaacttaataccatttaaccaatgtattcgaacggaataaacaCTCTACTTActataattacattttctaatctaaatattaattacatacataatctatgtACTTACTATTGCGGAAGGCAGTCCTCTCCTTGTGTTGTTGCTCGTCCTAGCTGCTGCTGCACTACTCCTGCTCGCGCTTGACTGTTGCTGCACTACACCCGCTTGTGCTCGACTGCTGCTTCAAGTGCTGCTCGCGCTCGACTGCTGCTCTGCTCGCACTTGATTGCTGCTTCGCAATGCGTAGCATGACCCATTTTATAGCAGCTCGAAGATTTCTCGCATGCGAGCTGGTTGGCCGGCGGGCGGAATAAAGGTATAAAGTGTAAAGCGAAAGGAATAAAGTGAAAATGTAAAGCGTGACGTGATGTGACGTGATAGCTGACGGTGTAAAAAaagcgtatttcggcacactGTATGCCGAATATGCACTGTTGCctgtattcgacacacggtgtgccaaacacgcactgttgcccgtatttggcacatggtgtgccgaatacaggtgattttcggcacacggtgtgccgaatatagccaacatgctgtattcggcacacggtgtgccgaaaatatctttttcggtacaccgtgtgccgagtacggatgctaaatttgtaaatacagctacatattgtctatttcaataaatacgctcatatatattgtctaattttgtatttttgcctATCTCATGTAAAATGACCACCtatttagaatatttttttcactcatGAATGCTACTTGTGTGAGACCGATTATATGGTCTGCAGTACTATTTAGACGGTTGGTGAGCACTTTAGTAAGATTTTAAATCTTACATTTAGCAGAGCGTAATTACTCTAAAATTCAAGCTAACTCGACTGCTGGTACAAGTACAACCTTGTATATCAGCAAATCGCATTGGAGCTGCCGCAGGTTGCGTGCTGTCAACGTTGTCCCGGCCGGTAGAACTGCAGCACGGCGTAGATGGTCTGCATGATGATCATGAcgaggaggacggcggcggcaaAGAGCGCCCAGGGGGTCCTGAAGCATGCATTCGAGTGTCTGAGGCTGGCGCGACACATGCTCCACGGACTCCGGCAGTACGCGTTCACCTGCAGGTGCACGGCGTCGAGCGCGCTCTCCGGCTCTAGCACCACGTCCTTGGACATGCTCTCGAACATCTTCGCCGCCGCCTTGTCGCTGCCCACGGCGTTCTGGACGATCCCCTTGGAGCCCAGAAGCGCCACGTCCTTGGCCGAGTCGAGGAGGTTGCTCATGAAGAACACGTACGCCATTATGTCGTTCCCCGCGCCGGCGTGCAGCCGCTCGAACGTCATCATGTTCAGGAGCATGTACTCGGTGGAATCGTCCAGCACCAACGCCGGCATGGTCAGCACGCCGTGCTTGAACCGGATGTCGCGCAGGCTGTCGGTCCGGCTCTTCTTGAAGCGGATCCCGGCCTCGCACAACTCCACCGCCGGCCGGATGATCTCCATGTCGGCCGTGTCCGGCACGGCTCTCGAGCCCTGGTACGAGCCATGCAGCAGGCTCCCGCGGTAGACGTCGAGCGGATGGAGCCCCAGCTCGACGCCGGCCGGTGGAAGACGGGACGACGGGGACAGGAAC from the Phragmites australis chromosome 19, lpPhrAust1.1, whole genome shotgun sequence genome contains:
- the LOC133900881 gene encoding UPF0481 protein At3g47200-like; amino-acid sequence: MDGAGDVEKTLNEADAPVEVSQWQRHCIYRVPACIKDLNPKAYRPQVVSLGPFHHGNAELLPMEEHKRRALRHLLRRADRPLKEFRAAMQDAAEQLESAYLDLGAEWRGGEGGNERFLEMLIVDGCFLLEVMRVAVVAGHHDGDYALNDPIFSRHGVLYMVPYIRRDMLMLENQLPLLVFETLVAVETAMPQNHEVISRMVLRFLSPSSRLPPAGVELGLHPLDVYRGSLLHGSYQGSRAVPDTADMEIIRPAVELCEAGIRFKKSRTDSLRDIRFKHGVLTMPALVLDDSTEYMLLNMMTFERLHAGAGNDIMAYVFFMSNLLDSAKDVALLGSKGIVQNAVGSDKAAAKMFESMSKDVVLEPESALDAVHLQVNAYCRSPWSMCRASLRHSNACFRTPWALFAAAVLLVMIIMQTIYAVLQFYRPGQR